The Mesobacillus jeotgali genome window below encodes:
- a CDS encoding phosphotransferase, giving the protein MNININRGRDDYFFNRLFSYLTRKLKVEIKEMTQLRGNVYLVETGKHRFILKGYKDLRKLKIQEAFASSLRKSGFDQSYRFYYQDRDPLHFDGSYYGCIEFIEHHEKRFDYGMPSDRDEGIELLNRFHDHTTVLLPSYASMLPKTDLPRKWHHRMNEFTENLPVVNGYVNKAFTEELLKWADFSLRNFSNSKKKLETEPPAILHGDVAHHNFLRSNDGKLNLIDFDLISSGSRAFDMLQYANRILPFLDWRFESLEKINHLNKWLDTDAFLFGLLYPADILREWNRLVRDRDHSNPYRLAPIVEMTVSQFQQRKQFQEDVKSRLGF; this is encoded by the coding sequence ATGAATATTAACATCAACCGAGGGAGAGACGATTATTTTTTCAATCGTCTCTTCTCTTATTTAACCAGGAAACTCAAAGTTGAAATCAAAGAAATGACCCAATTAAGAGGAAATGTTTATCTCGTTGAAACAGGCAAGCATCGGTTTATTTTAAAAGGGTATAAAGATCTTCGGAAATTAAAGATTCAAGAAGCATTCGCTTCTTCTTTAAGAAAATCTGGTTTTGATCAATCTTACCGATTTTATTATCAAGATAGAGATCCTCTTCATTTCGATGGATCATACTATGGGTGTATAGAATTTATTGAGCATCATGAGAAGCGTTTCGATTATGGAATGCCTTCAGACAGGGATGAAGGCATTGAACTGCTGAATAGATTCCATGACCATACCACGGTTCTTCTTCCTTCATATGCAAGCATGCTGCCGAAAACTGATTTACCAAGAAAATGGCATCATCGCATGAATGAATTCACAGAAAACCTCCCTGTAGTAAATGGCTATGTAAATAAAGCCTTTACCGAAGAGCTGCTGAAGTGGGCAGATTTTTCCTTGAGGAATTTCTCGAATTCAAAGAAAAAGCTCGAAACAGAGCCTCCAGCCATCCTCCATGGGGATGTGGCCCATCACAATTTTCTGCGTTCGAACGATGGAAAGTTGAACTTAATTGATTTTGATTTGATCAGCTCTGGATCAAGGGCATTTGATATGCTGCAGTATGCTAATCGGATTCTGCCCTTTTTGGATTGGCGTTTTGAATCACTGGAAAAAATAAATCATTTGAACAAATGGCTGGATACTGATGCTTTCCTCTTTGGGCTTCTATACCCTGCTGATATTTTAAGGGAGTGGAACCGCTTAGTGAGAGATCGAGATCATTCAAATCCGTATAGACTGGCACCAATCGTGGAAATGACTGTCAGCCAATTTCAGCAAAGGAAACAGTTTCAAGAAGATGTGAAATCCAGACTTGGTTTTTAG
- the spoVB gene encoding stage V sporulation protein B has product MSKFLKGTFILLIAGLVTRVLGFINRIVIARFIGEEGVGLYMMAFPTMVLVVTITQLGLPVAISKNVAEAEAKGDFRKIKKILVVSLATTISLSIIFTPALIFLAPYLSETLFTDPRTQWPLLAIAPIVPIVAISSVLRGYFQGRQNMRPSAISQVIEQLVRITLIAVLTKAFMPYGIEYAAAGAMIASVIGELISLIYLMTTFKLRKSFRLRKNFFQFVNSGKSTFNDLMKIALPTTGSRLIGSVSWFFEPIVVAHSLAIAGVAAVAATKQYGALTGFAMPLLLLPSFITYSLSTSLVPAISEANSQKKMKVIEHLLQQSLRFSLLTGGLAIVVLYVLAEPLMTLMYGTSNGSQFIKLMAPFFLFYYFQGPLQAALQALDLARAAMINSLIGNLAKTAVIFLLASQPAFGINGVALGMVMGIVLITLLHFATMLKAVSFTFYVKDYIKVLAVIILSGLLGFMLWDWLDQNLSLAVRILINAGTVSILYISLSVALGLIRRNELSKLKSVLISFLKK; this is encoded by the coding sequence TCGGATTGTCATCGCCCGTTTCATCGGGGAGGAAGGTGTTGGTCTTTACATGATGGCCTTCCCTACAATGGTGCTTGTCGTGACGATTACTCAGCTGGGACTCCCAGTTGCGATATCAAAGAATGTGGCTGAAGCTGAGGCAAAAGGCGACTTCCGCAAAATCAAGAAAATCCTTGTCGTTTCCCTTGCAACCACTATATCTTTATCGATTATCTTTACACCGGCGCTGATTTTCCTTGCTCCGTACTTATCCGAGACATTGTTCACGGATCCAAGGACGCAGTGGCCGCTACTTGCTATCGCTCCAATTGTTCCGATCGTAGCAATCTCATCTGTTCTGCGCGGATACTTCCAGGGAAGGCAGAATATGCGACCTTCTGCGATATCACAGGTGATCGAGCAGCTTGTCCGGATTACCTTGATTGCTGTATTGACAAAAGCCTTCATGCCGTATGGTATAGAATATGCTGCAGCAGGCGCCATGATTGCGTCTGTAATTGGAGAGCTCATTTCATTAATCTACTTGATGACAACCTTTAAGCTCAGGAAAAGTTTCCGCCTTCGGAAAAATTTCTTTCAATTTGTCAATTCCGGCAAATCCACTTTTAATGACCTAATGAAAATTGCGCTGCCTACTACTGGATCAAGATTGATTGGCTCAGTTTCATGGTTTTTTGAACCAATCGTGGTGGCGCACAGTCTGGCGATCGCCGGTGTGGCCGCCGTGGCTGCCACCAAACAATATGGCGCATTGACTGGTTTCGCGATGCCATTGCTTTTGTTACCATCATTCATCACGTATTCGCTGTCCACCTCACTTGTACCGGCAATCAGTGAAGCGAACTCCCAAAAGAAAATGAAGGTGATCGAACATCTTTTGCAGCAATCTTTGCGTTTTTCTCTTTTGACAGGCGGCCTGGCGATTGTCGTTTTATATGTACTGGCTGAACCGCTAATGACATTGATGTACGGCACATCAAACGGTTCCCAATTCATCAAGCTGATGGCGCCATTCTTCTTGTTCTACTATTTCCAGGGGCCGCTGCAGGCAGCGTTGCAGGCTCTTGATTTGGCGAGAGCTGCGATGATCAACAGCTTGATCGGAAATCTGGCCAAGACGGCTGTCATCTTCCTGCTGGCAAGCCAGCCTGCTTTTGGTATCAATGGCGTAGCCCTCGGTATGGTCATGGGAATCGTGCTCATCACCCTCCTCCATTTCGCTACCATGCTTAAGGCTGTTTCTTTCACCTTTTATGTAAAAGATTATATAAAAGTGTTGGCAGTTATCATTCTTTCAGGTTTACTAGGCTTCATGCTCTGGGATTGGCTGGATCAAAATCTTTCATTGGCAGTAAGGATTCTTATTAATGCAGGGACTGTAAGCATCCTATACATTTCCCTTTCAGTAGCACTTGGTTTGATCAGGAGAAATGAGCTTTCTAAATTGAAATCTGTATTAATATCATTTTTAAAGAAGTAA
- a CDS encoding YhcN/YlaJ family sporulation lipoprotein, which translates to MDRRMLFLPIASLLTIGLAACNGNDDAAVQDRNADRGQPLGYYSNEKGNEIDVMDDREGAITEIFDHNFGKEGLVADTRKRSMLQSRDENGNPPNPTVPRSDHDHNFFQRDNKYSRGDLNYHGHLSEHKGSGKARTYSNNEQDNEMARKVGIAAESVDNVDKVRSVLFGREVEIAVAYKDKSQKKQTDKKIKKAVLPYTEGRVLRIIEDEGTFSRSRNIDYDRRNGNPRESININP; encoded by the coding sequence TTGGACAGGAGAATGTTGTTCTTACCTATAGCTTCCCTGCTTACGATCGGGCTTGCGGCCTGTAATGGGAATGATGATGCCGCTGTACAGGACAGGAATGCCGACCGTGGGCAGCCACTTGGCTATTACTCGAATGAAAAAGGAAATGAAATTGATGTGATGGATGACCGGGAAGGTGCGATTACGGAAATTTTTGACCACAATTTCGGTAAAGAGGGTCTAGTCGCAGACACTCGGAAACGGTCGATGCTCCAATCCAGAGATGAAAACGGCAACCCTCCGAATCCAACTGTCCCGCGTTCAGACCATGACCATAACTTTTTCCAGAGAGACAATAAATACAGTCGCGGTGATTTGAATTACCATGGACATTTAAGCGAGCATAAAGGCAGCGGCAAAGCACGCACCTATTCGAACAACGAACAGGATAACGAAATGGCCCGCAAAGTCGGGATTGCTGCTGAATCGGTTGATAATGTCGACAAGGTAAGATCTGTTTTATTCGGCAGGGAAGTAGAAATAGCGGTGGCCTATAAGGATAAGTCCCAGAAAAAACAGACAGACAAGAAAATCAAAAAGGCTGTCCTTCCATATACTGAAGGCAGGGTGCTTCGCATCATTGAGGATGAAGGTACCTTCAGCAGATCAAGGAATATAGATTATGACCGGAGAAATGGAAATCCAAGGGAAAGCATCAACATCAACCCTTAA
- the ruvA gene encoding Holliday junction branch migration protein RuvA, translating into MYEFIKGTVDFVGPEYIVIENSGIGYQIMTPNPFVFTKEAGKEVCIYTYHYVREDLMALYGFKNREEKALFTRLLNVSGIGPKGALAILASGEPGQVVQAIENEDETFLVKFPGVGKKTARQMILDLKGKLHDLVPDYFPNLFNTDEVAATISQSTEFDEAVLALKALGYSEKEIRKITPDLKKETLTTDQYIKKALQKLLR; encoded by the coding sequence TTGTATGAATTCATAAAAGGTACCGTCGATTTCGTCGGTCCTGAATATATAGTGATTGAAAACAGCGGGATTGGATACCAGATCATGACACCAAACCCATTTGTATTTACAAAAGAAGCAGGGAAAGAGGTTTGTATTTATACATATCATTATGTCCGGGAAGACCTCATGGCTCTTTATGGATTTAAGAATCGAGAGGAAAAGGCACTTTTCACAAGGCTATTGAATGTTTCGGGAATCGGTCCGAAAGGGGCATTGGCCATACTGGCGTCAGGAGAACCCGGTCAAGTGGTCCAGGCAATCGAAAATGAAGATGAAACGTTCCTTGTCAAATTCCCTGGGGTAGGCAAGAAGACCGCGAGACAAATGATCCTTGATTTGAAGGGTAAACTGCATGATCTTGTTCCAGATTATTTCCCTAATCTGTTCAATACGGACGAGGTAGCAGCAACCATAAGCCAGTCGACTGAGTTTGATGAGGCGGTGTTGGCACTGAAGGCACTTGGTTACTCTGAAAAAGAGATACGCAAAATCACTCCTGATTTGAAGAAAGAAACATTGACGACAGACCAATATATCAAGAAAGCATTACAGAAGCTATTAAGATAA
- a CDS encoding intercompartmental signaling factor BofC: protein MASTKLLKVLSSAVILLISLSGYSLVLQTEPVFAEKPEEAVDESKPLKVTLILQRVYLDGEMSEERIVETIWSMEDFWAKYDEWQLVDMEANKAVFRQEYDDISPLLKANGYFGLSDEGVLTIFNGRPQGSNIIQSFFQIDLGRLESIKRDQLKKGIPIRNKQCYEEVLETFKPYTVIENSEEPG from the coding sequence ATGGCTTCAACTAAATTATTAAAAGTATTAAGCTCAGCTGTTATTCTCCTAATCAGTCTATCGGGATACAGTTTAGTACTTCAGACAGAGCCGGTTTTTGCTGAGAAGCCTGAAGAAGCAGTCGATGAAAGCAAACCTCTAAAAGTCACCCTCATTCTGCAAAGAGTCTATCTTGATGGTGAAATGAGTGAGGAACGGATTGTGGAAACTATTTGGTCCATGGAAGACTTCTGGGCCAAATATGACGAATGGCAGCTAGTGGATATGGAAGCCAATAAGGCGGTGTTCAGGCAGGAATATGATGATATCTCACCGCTATTGAAGGCAAATGGTTATTTCGGGTTATCGGATGAAGGGGTCCTTACAATTTTTAATGGTAGGCCGCAAGGTTCGAATATTATCCAATCGTTCTTCCAGATTGATCTTGGCAGACTTGAAAGTATAAAAAGAGATCAATTGAAGAAAGGCATTCCAATCCGCAATAAACAGTGCTATGAAGAGGTATTGGAGACTTTTAAACCATATACAGTGATTGAAAACAGTGAAGAGCCGGGCTGA
- a CDS encoding TIGR04086 family membrane protein has product MESKSLGRAVLYGVIAIFLLAIVSSLIFSLLLKFTSVQESSLQYVMTSISFLSIFIGGFITGGNGKEKGWMIGGATGLVYSLIIFLFQYLGYDSLFSVEQIIYHICYILTAMMGGILGVNIVGGPSKA; this is encoded by the coding sequence ATGGAATCCAAAAGTTTAGGAAGGGCCGTGCTGTACGGGGTGATCGCCATATTTCTTCTGGCAATCGTGAGCAGTTTGATATTTTCTCTTCTTTTAAAGTTCACTTCCGTCCAGGAATCTTCACTTCAGTACGTCATGACATCCATTTCTTTTTTATCCATTTTCATCGGCGGCTTTATCACTGGCGGGAATGGAAAAGAAAAAGGCTGGATGATTGGAGGAGCTACAGGCCTGGTATATTCTTTAATTATTTTCCTGTTCCAATACCTGGGTTATGACAGCCTGTTTTCAGTTGAACAAATCATCTATCATATCTGCTATATTCTTACAGCAATGATGGGCGGCATACTTGGTGTAAACATCGTAGGCGGGCCATCGAAGGCATAA
- the yajC gene encoding preprotein translocase subunit YajC, which yields MEGLVGTVFPLLLMFVLFYFLLIRPQQKRQKAVQQMQSDLQKGDKVVTIGGLHGIVDALDEGTVVIKCGDGSRLTYDRAAIRDVRESAAGV from the coding sequence ATGGAAGGATTAGTAGGTACAGTATTCCCGCTATTGCTGATGTTTGTACTATTCTATTTCTTGTTGATCCGCCCTCAGCAAAAGAGGCAGAAAGCGGTTCAGCAAATGCAAAGTGACCTTCAAAAAGGTGACAAGGTAGTAACGATCGGCGGTCTGCATGGAATTGTCGATGCACTTGATGAAGGAACTGTTGTCATCAAATGTGGAGACGGAAGCCGTCTTACATATGACCGCGCGGCAATCCGCGACGTCAGGGAATCAGCAGCAGGGGTATAA
- a CDS encoding DUF2905 domain-containing protein: protein MTGAAKFVMIAGAVIFVIGFIMQFVNLGRLPGDIVIKKGNTTFYFPIVTSILASIILSAIFYFMGRFR from the coding sequence ATGACAGGTGCAGCTAAGTTCGTGATGATCGCCGGTGCAGTGATTTTCGTCATTGGGTTCATCATGCAGTTTGTCAATTTGGGAAGACTGCCAGGAGACATCGTCATTAAAAAAGGCAATACAACCTTTTACTTCCCCATTGTAACGTCAATTCTTGCCAGCATCATCTTATCTGCAATCTTTTACTTTATGGGCCGATTCAGATGA
- the ruvB gene encoding Holliday junction branch migration DNA helicase RuvB — translation MEERIISSEAGDQDVSFEQSLRPQTLRQYIGQDKVKANLEVFIEAAKMRRETLDHVLLYGPPGLGKTTLAAIIANEMGVNLRTTSGPAIERPGDLAAILTALEPGDVLFIDEIHRLPRTIEEVLYPAMEDFCLDIVIGKGPSARSVRLDLPPFTLVGATTRAGSLSAPLRDRFGVLSRLEYYNEKQLTDIVVRTAELLETDIDWPAAQELARRSRGTPRIANRLLKRVRDFAQVRGNGAVEETLAQEALELMQVDTLGLDHIDHKLLKGIIEKYRGGPVGLETISATIGEESQTIEDVYEPYLLQIGFLQRTPRGRIVTEAVYRHFEMKVPER, via the coding sequence ATGGAAGAACGAATCATCTCCAGTGAAGCGGGCGACCAGGATGTTTCATTTGAGCAGAGCCTGCGTCCGCAGACACTCAGGCAATATATCGGCCAGGATAAAGTGAAAGCAAATCTTGAAGTGTTCATTGAAGCGGCCAAAATGAGGCGGGAAACGCTGGATCATGTGTTGCTCTACGGACCGCCTGGTCTGGGCAAGACGACACTGGCGGCCATCATCGCCAATGAAATGGGCGTTAACCTCAGGACCACCTCAGGACCAGCCATTGAGAGGCCTGGTGACCTGGCAGCCATCCTGACGGCCCTGGAACCGGGGGATGTTCTGTTCATAGATGAAATTCACAGGCTCCCAAGAACGATTGAGGAAGTACTCTATCCTGCCATGGAAGACTTCTGCCTGGATATCGTCATCGGCAAAGGGCCAAGTGCCAGATCTGTCAGGCTGGACCTCCCTCCGTTCACACTTGTCGGTGCGACGACTCGTGCCGGTTCGTTGTCAGCTCCTTTAAGGGACAGGTTTGGAGTTCTTAGCCGTTTGGAATACTATAATGAGAAACAGCTTACTGATATTGTCGTCAGGACAGCTGAGCTTTTGGAAACCGACATTGACTGGCCAGCCGCACAGGAGCTTGCGAGAAGGTCTCGAGGTACACCGAGGATTGCAAACCGCCTCTTGAAGAGAGTGCGCGACTTTGCCCAGGTGCGCGGAAATGGAGCAGTAGAGGAAACTCTTGCCCAGGAAGCTTTAGAGTTGATGCAGGTAGACACCCTGGGTCTTGACCATATAGACCATAAACTGCTGAAAGGCATCATTGAAAAATACCGCGGCGGTCCCGTCGGGTTAGAGACGATCTCCGCAACCATCGGAGAGGAATCGCAGACAATTGAAGATGTATATGAACCATATTTATTGCAGATCGGGTTTTTGCAGAGGACTCCTAGGGGAAGAATTGTAACGGAGGCCGTATACCGACATTTTGAAATGAAGGTGCCTGAACGATGA
- the queA gene encoding tRNA preQ1(34) S-adenosylmethionine ribosyltransferase-isomerase QueA → MKVDLFDFHLPEELIAQTPLEQRAESRLMVLNKESGHLEHDIFKNIKSYLKPGDCLVLNDTKVLPARLFGMKEDTGAKIEVLLLKQLEGDEWETLVKPAKRVKEGTKIIFGDGLLTAECTGEAEHGGRNLKFSYSGIFYEVLEQLGEMPLPPYIKEQLEDKDRYQTVFARERGSAAAPTAGLHFTEELLEELKEMGVHIAFITLHVGLGTFRPVSVDSIEEHDMHSEFYQVTEGTALLLNTVREQGGRIITVGTTSTRTLETIATANDGKFVAENGWTNIFIYPGYEFKAIDGMITNFHLPKSTLIMLVSALAGRENVLSAYNKAVEERYRFFSFGDAMLIL, encoded by the coding sequence ATGAAAGTAGATTTGTTTGATTTCCATTTACCTGAGGAACTGATTGCCCAGACTCCGCTTGAACAGAGAGCGGAAAGCAGGCTGATGGTCTTAAATAAAGAATCGGGCCATTTAGAACATGATATTTTCAAGAATATCAAAAGCTATCTTAAACCGGGTGATTGCCTCGTGCTGAATGACACGAAAGTTCTTCCGGCAAGGCTTTTTGGCATGAAAGAGGACACGGGTGCCAAAATTGAAGTCCTTCTTCTGAAGCAGCTTGAGGGAGATGAGTGGGAAACACTTGTGAAACCCGCAAAGAGAGTAAAGGAAGGCACGAAAATTATCTTTGGCGACGGCCTATTGACCGCGGAATGCACCGGGGAAGCAGAACACGGCGGCAGGAATCTTAAGTTTTCATATAGCGGCATTTTTTATGAAGTGCTTGAACAGCTGGGTGAGATGCCTCTTCCTCCTTATATTAAGGAGCAGCTGGAGGATAAGGACAGATACCAGACTGTGTTCGCGAGAGAAAGAGGCTCGGCCGCAGCTCCAACTGCAGGCTTGCATTTTACCGAGGAATTGCTGGAAGAACTCAAGGAAATGGGCGTCCATATCGCCTTCATTACCCTTCATGTCGGGCTGGGAACATTCAGGCCTGTCAGTGTGGATTCCATTGAGGAACATGATATGCATTCTGAATTTTACCAGGTGACTGAAGGAACGGCATTGCTGTTGAATACAGTCCGCGAACAAGGAGGCCGGATCATCACGGTTGGAACGACTTCGACACGGACCCTGGAGACGATTGCAACTGCCAATGATGGTAAATTTGTCGCTGAAAATGGATGGACGAATATCTTCATTTATCCTGGCTATGAATTTAAGGCAATCGACGGCATGATTACGAATTTCCACTTGCCAAAGTCGACATTGATCATGCTTGTAAGTGCTTTGGCTGGACGGGAAAATGTCCTTAGTGCCTATAATAAAGCAGTAGAAGAACGGTATCGCTTTTTCAGCTTTGGCGATGCGATGCTGATTTTATAG
- the tgt gene encoding tRNA guanosine(34) transglycosylase Tgt gives MSAIRYELIKTCKQTGARLGRVHTPHGSFETPVFMPVGTLATVKTMSPEELVQMGAGIILSNTYHLWLRPGHEIVKEAGGLHKFMNWDRAILTDSGGFQVFSLSEFRKIEEEGVHFRNHLNGDKLFLSPEKAMEIQNALGSDIMMAFDECPPYPAEYDYMKKSVERTSRWAERCLTAHQRPQDQGLFGIVQGGEYEELRKQSAKDLVSMDFPGYAVGGLSVGEPKDVMNRVLDFTTPWLPSDKPRYLMGVGSPDSLIDGAIRGIDMFDCVLPTRIARNGTLMTSEGRLVVKNAKFARDFGPLDPNCDCYTCKNYSRAYIRHLIKTDETFGIRLTSYHNLHFLINLMEQVRQAIREDRLGDFRDEFFEQYGFNKPNAKNF, from the coding sequence TTGTCAGCAATCCGTTATGAATTAATTAAAACCTGTAAGCAGACAGGAGCAAGGCTTGGGCGTGTCCATACACCGCACGGTTCTTTTGAAACTCCAGTCTTCATGCCCGTTGGTACACTGGCAACAGTCAAAACGATGTCCCCTGAGGAACTGGTCCAGATGGGTGCAGGGATTATCCTGAGCAATACCTATCATCTGTGGCTTAGGCCGGGACATGAGATCGTCAAGGAAGCAGGCGGCCTGCATAAATTCATGAACTGGGACCGTGCCATCCTTACCGATTCAGGCGGTTTCCAGGTATTTTCCTTGAGCGAGTTCAGAAAGATCGAAGAAGAAGGCGTCCATTTCCGCAACCATTTAAATGGGGACAAGCTTTTCCTGTCACCGGAAAAGGCAATGGAAATCCAGAACGCTCTAGGTTCAGATATCATGATGGCATTCGATGAATGTCCTCCATACCCTGCTGAATATGATTACATGAAGAAATCTGTAGAGCGGACTTCACGCTGGGCAGAGCGTTGTCTGACAGCCCATCAGCGTCCGCAGGACCAGGGGTTATTCGGGATTGTACAGGGCGGAGAATATGAAGAACTGCGAAAGCAGAGCGCCAAAGACCTTGTTTCAATGGACTTCCCGGGTTATGCAGTTGGCGGACTGTCAGTCGGCGAACCGAAGGATGTCATGAACAGGGTTCTTGATTTCACCACTCCATGGCTGCCATCCGATAAGCCGCGCTATTTGATGGGAGTAGGTTCTCCGGATTCCTTGATCGATGGGGCCATTCGCGGAATCGATATGTTCGACTGTGTATTGCCTACACGTATCGCTCGAAATGGTACATTGATGACGAGTGAAGGAAGGCTGGTTGTCAAAAACGCGAAATTCGCGCGCGACTTCGGACCATTGGATCCAAACTGTGATTGCTATACTTGCAAAAATTACAGCAGGGCATACATCCGCCACCTGATCAAAACAGATGAAACCTTCGGAATCAGACTTACTTCTTATCATAATCTACATTTTCTGATAAACTTAATGGAGCAGGTCAGACAGGCGATCCGTGAAGACCGTCTGGGGGACTTTAGGGATGAGTTTTTTGAGCAATACGGTTTCAATAAGCCGAACGCCAAAAACTTCTAA
- a CDS encoding DUF421 domain-containing protein — protein sequence MEHYFIILFRTVLLYLLILLIFRLMGKREIGELSILDLVVYIMIAEMASLAIENTKDPLVNTLLPISVLVIIQITLAMLSLKSKKFRDIVDGKPTIIINDGKIDEKAMRSQRYNFDDLLLQLREKDVGDIADVEYAILEPSGTLSIFQKNQGEQEGQQDSSSLALPLIIDGEVQEDNLGMIDKSSSWLLEQLSKQGYKDPGEISFCSYQNGKFYIDLKDK from the coding sequence TTGGAACATTATTTCATCATCCTTTTTAGGACTGTTCTCCTTTATTTATTGATTTTGTTGATTTTCCGCTTAATGGGAAAAAGAGAAATCGGTGAATTAAGCATCCTGGATTTGGTTGTCTACATCATGATTGCCGAAATGGCTTCCCTGGCCATTGAAAACACAAAAGACCCATTAGTTAACACTCTTCTTCCAATTAGTGTGCTTGTCATCATCCAGATCACATTGGCGATGTTGTCTCTTAAAAGCAAAAAGTTCAGGGATATCGTCGACGGGAAGCCGACAATCATCATCAATGATGGAAAAATCGATGAGAAAGCAATGCGGTCGCAAAGATATAATTTTGACGATCTGCTTCTTCAATTGCGAGAAAAGGATGTAGGCGATATTGCCGATGTAGAGTATGCCATTTTGGAGCCATCAGGGACCTTATCCATTTTTCAAAAGAATCAGGGAGAACAGGAAGGGCAGCAGGACAGCAGCAGCCTCGCACTTCCGTTAATCATCGATGGCGAGGTCCAGGAAGATAATCTCGGAATGATTGATAAATCGAGTTCCTGGCTGCTGGAGCAGCTGAGTAAACAGGGTTATAAAGATCCAGGAGAGATTTCTTTTTGCAGCTACCAAAATGGAAAATTCTATATTGATTTAAAGGACAAATAA